The proteins below come from a single Leifsonia sp. 1010 genomic window:
- the ubiE gene encoding bifunctional demethylmenaquinone methyltransferase/2-methoxy-6-polyprenyl-1,4-benzoquinol methylase UbiE — translation MSKADLSKQPAQVAAMFDQVSTRYDRTNNVLSVGNAALWRVATTRAVAPRAGETILDVAAGTGTSSASLARNGASVVAADFSAGMIDVGRQRQSGNPFIRFVQADAMDLPFDDDTFDAVTISFGLRNIVDPKKALAEFFRVVKPGGRVVVCEFSQPPLAPVRAGYSAYLKFGMPMLARVASSNPAAYEYLMESIQAWPDQRALAGWMREAGFERVAYRNLTAGIVALHRGFKPERQAAPVAPVEPVAATPAVNAQPEAPAEKPAAPTKPKAAPKPKAAATKAKPAAAKPAAAKPAAAKPAAPKPAAAKPTTPKPAAPKPKRSTSAGSASRPASAGPAGSEESASTIPSEGE, via the coding sequence GTGAGTAAGGCCGACCTCAGCAAGCAGCCCGCGCAGGTCGCCGCCATGTTCGACCAGGTGTCGACGCGCTACGACCGGACCAACAACGTCCTGTCGGTCGGCAATGCGGCCCTCTGGCGCGTCGCGACAACGCGTGCGGTCGCCCCGCGCGCCGGCGAGACGATCCTCGACGTCGCGGCCGGGACGGGCACGTCGAGCGCCTCCCTCGCCCGCAACGGGGCCTCGGTCGTCGCCGCCGACTTCTCGGCGGGGATGATCGATGTCGGCCGGCAGCGTCAGTCCGGCAATCCGTTCATCCGTTTCGTCCAGGCCGACGCGATGGACCTCCCGTTCGACGACGACACCTTCGACGCGGTGACGATCTCGTTCGGCCTGCGCAACATCGTCGACCCGAAGAAGGCGCTCGCCGAGTTCTTCCGTGTCGTGAAGCCCGGCGGCCGCGTGGTGGTGTGCGAGTTCTCCCAGCCGCCGCTCGCTCCGGTTCGTGCCGGATACTCGGCCTACCTCAAGTTCGGCATGCCGATGCTGGCGCGTGTCGCCAGTTCGAACCCGGCCGCCTATGAGTACCTCATGGAGTCCATCCAGGCGTGGCCGGACCAGCGGGCGCTCGCCGGGTGGATGCGCGAGGCCGGTTTCGAACGCGTCGCGTACCGCAACCTGACGGCCGGCATCGTCGCTCTGCACCGCGGTTTCAAGCCAGAGCGCCAGGCAGCGCCGGTGGCGCCGGTGGAGCCGGTCGCGGCGACGCCCGCCGTGAATGCGCAGCCCGAGGCGCCGGCCGAGAAGCCGGCTGCCCCGACGAAGCCCAAGGCCGCTCCGAAGCCGAAGGCCGCTGCGACGAAGGCGAAGCCCGCTGCGGCGAAGCCCGCCGCTGCGAAGCCTGCCGCTGCGAAGCCTGCCGCTCCGAAGCCTGCCGCCGCCAAGCCCACGACGCCGAAGCCCGCGGCACCCAAGCCGAAGCGCTCGACCTCCGCCGGCTCCGCGTCGCGTCCGGCATCCGCCGGACCCGCCGGCTCCGAAGAGTCAGCGTCCACCATCCCGTCCGAGGGGGAGTAG
- a CDS encoding PPK2 family polyphosphate kinase, with protein MSHDTFWTTDPSELLRVRPGFRLADQPTDGTPGFAGGKDEGKDALSAGKDVLAELQEKLFACGREGAPLSVLLVLQAMDTAGKGGIVSHVIGAMNPGGVHYAGFGKPTPEELSHDFLWRVWREVPAAGQVGVFDRSHYEDVLIGRVRQLAPPEELERRYGAITGFEHELADSGTTIVKVMLHLGKAEQKKRLAARLENRAKLWKFNPADVDERLRWDDYQEAYQIALERTSTAEAPWFVVPADHKWYARVAVQQLLIRALQGLDLEWPMPDYNVQEQKRRLADS; from the coding sequence GTGTCCCACGACACGTTTTGGACGACGGATCCCTCCGAGCTGCTCCGGGTGAGACCCGGCTTCCGCCTCGCCGACCAGCCCACCGACGGCACTCCCGGCTTCGCGGGCGGCAAGGACGAGGGGAAGGATGCGCTCTCGGCGGGCAAGGACGTGCTCGCCGAACTGCAGGAGAAGCTGTTCGCGTGCGGCAGGGAGGGCGCCCCGCTGTCCGTCCTCCTCGTGCTCCAGGCGATGGACACGGCCGGGAAGGGCGGTATCGTCTCGCACGTCATCGGAGCGATGAACCCCGGCGGCGTCCATTACGCGGGCTTCGGCAAGCCGACCCCGGAGGAGCTCTCGCACGACTTCCTCTGGCGCGTCTGGCGCGAGGTCCCGGCCGCCGGCCAGGTCGGCGTCTTCGACCGCTCCCACTACGAGGACGTCCTGATCGGTCGTGTGCGCCAGCTCGCCCCGCCGGAGGAGCTGGAGCGCCGCTACGGCGCGATCACCGGATTCGAGCATGAGCTGGCCGATTCCGGCACCACGATCGTCAAGGTGATGCTGCACCTCGGGAAGGCCGAGCAGAAGAAGCGCCTCGCCGCCCGGCTCGAGAACCGTGCCAAGCTCTGGAAGTTCAACCCCGCAGACGTCGACGAGCGGCTCCGCTGGGACGACTACCAGGAGGCGTACCAGATCGCCCTCGAGCGCACGAGCACGGCGGAGGCGCCGTGGTTCGTCGTCCCCGCCGACCACAAGTGGTACGCCCGCGTGGCCGTCCAGCAATTGCTGATCCGCGCACTCCAGGGGCTCGACCTCGAGTGGCCGATGCCCGACTACAACGTGCAGGAGCAGAAGCGCCGCCTGGCCGACTCCTGA
- a CDS encoding alpha/beta hydrolase, translating to MANAREWVPDVLGEPFEQLTLPLQPDAEGDVVATLVRYSPPPRLHLHRRPAADTDVLYVHGWSDYFFQTELAEFWNDQGARFHALDLRKYGRSLRPGQTPGFVDDLAVYDEDIAAALDAIGHGEAPTADAAHRPRSRRLILLGHSTGGLTLSLWADRHPGRADALILNSPWLEFQARSAGRAALTPLIDLHARIDPKAAMPNVDLGFYSRTVSRTMDGEWDYDLAWRPIRGFPVHPAWLVAVLAGHARVAAGLHIDAPVLTLLSERSTLLPHWTPDMLTSDVVLVVRDIAQRALQLGPTVTVSWLEDALHDVFLSRPPVRQAAYASISQWMRGYLSGS from the coding sequence ATGGCGAACGCGCGCGAGTGGGTCCCCGACGTCCTCGGGGAGCCGTTCGAGCAGCTGACGCTGCCACTGCAACCGGATGCGGAAGGCGACGTCGTCGCCACTCTGGTCCGGTACTCGCCGCCGCCGCGCCTCCACCTGCATCGTCGGCCCGCGGCCGACACCGACGTGCTGTACGTGCACGGCTGGTCGGACTACTTCTTCCAGACCGAGCTCGCCGAGTTCTGGAACGACCAGGGCGCGCGGTTCCACGCGCTCGATCTGCGCAAGTACGGCCGTAGCCTCCGGCCGGGGCAGACTCCGGGGTTCGTGGACGACCTGGCCGTCTACGACGAGGACATCGCGGCGGCCCTCGACGCGATCGGCCACGGCGAGGCGCCGACGGCGGACGCGGCACACCGCCCGCGGTCGCGCCGCCTCATCCTGCTGGGCCACTCGACCGGCGGCCTCACCCTCAGCCTGTGGGCCGACCGCCACCCCGGTCGAGCGGATGCGCTCATCCTGAACAGTCCCTGGCTCGAGTTCCAGGCCCGGTCGGCGGGTCGCGCCGCGCTGACGCCGCTCATCGACCTGCACGCGCGCATCGATCCGAAGGCGGCGATGCCCAACGTCGACCTGGGCTTCTACAGCCGGACGGTGTCACGCACCATGGACGGCGAGTGGGACTACGACCTGGCCTGGCGCCCGATCCGCGGCTTCCCGGTCCACCCCGCCTGGCTGGTGGCCGTTCTGGCCGGGCATGCGCGGGTCGCGGCCGGTCTGCACATCGACGCACCCGTGCTCACCCTGCTGTCCGAGCGTTCGACGCTGCTGCCGCACTGGACCCCGGACATGCTGACCTCCGACGTGGTGCTCGTCGTCCGCGACATCGCCCAGCGCGCGCTGCAACTCGGGCCGACGGTCACCGTGTCGTGGCTGGAGGACGCCCTCCACGACGTCTTCCTGTCGCGACCTCCGGTGCGTCAAGCGGCGTACGCATCCATCTCGCAATGGATGCGCGGGTACCTCAGCGGAAGTTGA
- a CDS encoding sensor histidine kinase, which produces MTANSLPTTARVDRWLLVLWIAAAAASVAIVAVSASLAAAVYGVQVALALLLALLQGASIVGALLWPRVAAAAAAVALLGFAVATPATATAPWPVSAPSIVAFSATIALVVVRGAWRPGLGAWVVAVAGVVIVGVVGGAAAGAASGVDGTATADLIVFASVSGAVLLAALLVSRWQDVRRQLVRERQTSAGELARREVAEERTRIARELHDIVAHGMSAIQVQASSAKYRIPSLPDEAVAEFDDLAATARTAMGEMRRLLGVLRSDDSGVETAPQPGVTDIPALVADAARRGRVELVGADVDTSGMDAITSLAAYRIVQESLSNVARHATDAATVVRLDRVDDSLAIEVRNAPAPGRPASPPAPDGGGHGIRGMRERAELLGGTLTAAAQPDGGFVVRAVLPLAGKNGTP; this is translated from the coding sequence ATGACCGCGAACAGTCTCCCCACCACGGCACGGGTGGACCGGTGGCTCCTGGTGCTGTGGATCGCCGCCGCGGCGGCGTCTGTCGCCATCGTCGCGGTGTCCGCTTCCCTCGCTGCGGCCGTCTACGGCGTGCAGGTCGCCCTCGCCCTGCTTCTGGCGCTCCTCCAGGGCGCGTCCATCGTCGGGGCTCTGCTCTGGCCGCGCGTCGCGGCCGCTGCCGCCGCTGTCGCACTGCTCGGCTTCGCCGTCGCCACACCGGCGACGGCGACCGCTCCGTGGCCGGTGTCGGCCCCATCCATCGTCGCGTTCTCGGCCACGATCGCACTCGTCGTCGTCCGGGGCGCCTGGCGTCCCGGACTGGGGGCGTGGGTCGTCGCGGTCGCGGGAGTGGTGATCGTCGGAGTCGTCGGCGGAGCGGCGGCAGGCGCGGCCAGCGGGGTCGACGGCACCGCGACGGCCGACCTGATCGTGTTCGCGTCCGTCAGCGGAGCGGTGCTCCTCGCGGCGCTGCTCGTCTCACGCTGGCAGGACGTTCGCCGCCAGTTGGTGCGCGAACGCCAGACCTCCGCGGGCGAGCTCGCGCGGCGTGAGGTCGCGGAGGAGCGGACGCGCATCGCGCGCGAGCTGCACGACATCGTGGCGCACGGGATGTCGGCGATTCAGGTGCAGGCGTCGAGCGCGAAGTACCGCATCCCCTCGCTTCCGGACGAGGCGGTCGCCGAGTTCGACGACCTCGCCGCGACCGCGAGGACCGCGATGGGCGAGATGCGGCGACTCCTCGGGGTGCTCCGCAGCGACGACAGCGGGGTGGAGACGGCGCCGCAGCCGGGCGTGACGGACATCCCGGCGTTGGTCGCCGATGCGGCGCGGCGCGGACGGGTGGAGCTCGTCGGCGCCGACGTCGACACGAGCGGCATGGACGCGATCACCTCCCTCGCCGCCTACCGCATCGTGCAGGAGTCGCTGAGCAACGTCGCGCGGCACGCGACCGACGCCGCCACCGTGGTCCGCCTGGACCGGGTGGACGACTCGCTCGCGATCGAGGTGCGCAATGCCCCGGCCCCCGGTCGCCCCGCCTCGCCGCCTGCTCCCGACGGCGGAGGGCACGGCATCCGCGGGATGCGGGAGAGAGCCGAGCTGCTGGGCGGCACGCTGACCGCCGCCGCCCAACCCGACGGCGGGTTCGTCGTGCGTGCGGTCCTCCCGCTCGCCGGGAAGAATGGGACGCCGTGA
- a CDS encoding YajQ family cyclic di-GMP-binding protein: MADSSFDVVSKVDKMEADNAVNQARKEVDQRYDFKNVGASVEWSGEKILLKANTEERVKAVLEVLESKFIKRGITLKSLDTGAPYASGKEFRIEVGLKNGIEQDAAKKINKLIRDEAPKSVKSQIQGDELRVSSKSRDDLQATMALLKNADLDVAVQFVNFR, from the coding sequence ATGGCAGACTCCTCGTTCGACGTCGTCAGCAAGGTCGACAAGATGGAGGCGGACAACGCCGTCAATCAGGCCCGCAAAGAGGTGGACCAGCGCTACGACTTCAAGAACGTCGGCGCATCCGTCGAGTGGAGCGGCGAGAAGATCCTGCTCAAGGCCAACACCGAGGAGCGCGTGAAGGCGGTGCTCGAGGTGCTCGAGTCGAAGTTCATCAAGCGCGGCATCACCCTCAAGTCGCTCGACACCGGGGCGCCGTACGCGTCCGGCAAGGAGTTCCGCATCGAGGTCGGACTCAAGAACGGCATCGAGCAGGATGCGGCGAAGAAGATCAACAAGCTGATCCGCGATGAGGCGCCCAAGAGCGTGAAATCGCAGATCCAGGGCGACGAGCTGCGCGTCAGTTCCAAGAGCCGCGACGACCTGCAGGCCACCATGGCGCTGCTCAAGAACGCGGACCTGGACGTGGCCGTCCAGTTCGTCAACTTCCGCTGA
- a CDS encoding FAD-dependent oxidoreductase: MTKLRLAIVGAGPAGIYAADILLKAERGFDVSIDLFEQLPAPYGLVRYGVAPDHPRIKGIITALREVLDSGDIRIFGNVQYGRDITLDDLKRHYNAVIFATGAVRDADLEIPGIELRGSYGAADFVSWFDGHPDVPRTWPLDATSVAVIGNGNVALDISRMLAKHADDLLPTEIPDNVYEGLKNSPVTDVHVFGRRGPAQVKFTPLELRELGELRDVDMILYDEDFDYDEQSKAAIASNKQVMVIDRVLQQWRQREVGSASRRLHLHFYAKPLEVVGDENGHVRAFRWERTEPDGEGGVRGTGEIRELEIDALYRAVGYFGSPLPGIPFDRKHGVIPNHEGQVLRKGDNERMYGVYATGWIKRGPVGLIGHTKSDAMETIKHVINDQGNWWSPSDPDEQSVENLLHERGVEYTTLDGWHNLDAYEQSLGAERGRVRVKVVPRDEMVRASNGEPVGSGPASGQAAE; this comes from the coding sequence ATGACCAAACTGCGACTGGCCATCGTCGGCGCCGGACCGGCGGGCATCTACGCCGCCGACATCCTGCTGAAAGCGGAGCGGGGCTTCGACGTATCGATCGACCTGTTCGAGCAGCTTCCCGCCCCGTACGGCCTCGTCCGCTACGGCGTGGCCCCCGACCACCCGCGCATCAAGGGCATCATCACCGCGCTGCGCGAGGTGCTGGACAGCGGTGACATCCGGATCTTCGGCAATGTGCAGTACGGCCGCGACATCACGCTCGACGACCTCAAGCGCCACTACAACGCCGTCATCTTCGCCACGGGCGCCGTGCGCGATGCCGACCTCGAGATCCCCGGCATCGAACTCCGGGGTTCGTATGGTGCGGCCGACTTCGTCAGCTGGTTCGACGGGCACCCCGATGTTCCGCGCACGTGGCCGCTCGACGCGACGTCCGTCGCCGTCATCGGCAACGGCAATGTCGCGCTCGACATCTCCCGCATGCTCGCGAAGCACGCGGACGACCTCCTGCCGACGGAGATCCCCGACAACGTCTACGAGGGGCTCAAGAACTCGCCGGTCACGGACGTGCACGTCTTCGGCCGTCGCGGCCCGGCGCAGGTGAAGTTCACGCCGCTGGAACTGCGCGAGCTGGGCGAGCTGCGCGACGTCGACATGATCCTCTACGACGAGGACTTCGACTACGACGAGCAGTCGAAGGCGGCGATCGCGAGCAACAAGCAGGTGATGGTCATCGACCGCGTGCTGCAGCAGTGGCGGCAGCGCGAGGTCGGCAGTGCGTCGCGCCGACTCCACCTTCACTTCTACGCGAAGCCGCTCGAGGTCGTCGGCGATGAGAACGGCCACGTGCGCGCCTTCCGCTGGGAGCGCACCGAGCCGGACGGCGAGGGCGGCGTGCGCGGCACGGGGGAGATCCGGGAGCTCGAGATCGACGCGCTCTACCGGGCCGTCGGCTACTTCGGCTCGCCGCTGCCCGGCATCCCGTTCGACCGGAAGCACGGTGTCATCCCGAACCACGAGGGCCAGGTGCTGCGCAAGGGCGATAACGAGCGCATGTACGGGGTCTACGCGACCGGATGGATCAAGCGGGGGCCCGTCGGGCTCATCGGTCACACCAAATCGGATGCCATGGAGACGATCAAACATGTCATCAACGATCAGGGAAACTGGTGGTCGCCGTCCGACCCCGACGAGCAATCTGTGGAGAACCTCCTCCACGAGCGGGGTGTGGAGTACACCACGCTCGACGGCTGGCACAACCTCGACGCGTACGAGCAGTCGCTCGGCGCCGAGCGTGGCCGGGTGCGAGTGAAGGTCGTCCCCCGGGACGAGATGGTGCGGGCCTCCAACGGGGAGCCGGTCGGCAGCGGCCCGGCGAGCGGGCAGGCCGCCGAGTAG
- a CDS encoding isochorismate synthase, which translates to MLVAETAPLDDVRQLIPFLDSRAPLLWLRKGEGMAAIGEVLRLDFTGPDRIQEASAAWRATAAAAEVDDTVRTPGTGLVAFGTFAFDDESTATSTLIVPEVVIGRRGSRSWITRIRRADAQASASLPRPTAFGDEYRLALLPGELGGDGYRSAVAAAVERIREEDLSKVVLARDLRGHLPVESDLRRALVELALGYPDCWTFAVDGLVGSSPETLVRVHHGTVTARVLAGTISRGSDATLDAAAAAELVASAKDQGEHRFAVTSVMDALRPHSADLAASDEPFTLKLPNLWHLATDIAGMLSDGSSSLDLAAALHPTAAVAGTPRREALELIRELEPFDRGRYAGPVGWVGGDGDGEWAIALRCAQVTPSGDLTAYAGAGIVADSDPERELAETTMKFRPIVEAFG; encoded by the coding sequence GTGCTCGTGGCCGAGACCGCACCGCTCGACGACGTCCGCCAGCTCATCCCGTTCCTCGACTCCCGCGCACCCCTGCTGTGGCTTCGCAAGGGCGAAGGGATGGCGGCGATCGGGGAGGTGCTCCGGCTCGACTTCACCGGCCCGGACCGCATCCAGGAGGCGTCCGCCGCCTGGCGGGCCACCGCGGCCGCCGCGGAGGTCGACGACACCGTCCGCACGCCCGGAACGGGTCTCGTCGCATTCGGCACTTTCGCGTTCGACGACGAGAGCACGGCGACGAGCACGCTGATCGTGCCGGAGGTGGTCATCGGCCGTCGCGGAAGCCGCAGCTGGATCACCCGCATCCGTCGCGCCGACGCACAAGCTTCGGCATCGCTGCCGCGGCCGACCGCGTTCGGCGACGAGTACCGGCTCGCCCTCCTCCCTGGTGAGCTGGGCGGCGATGGCTACCGTTCGGCTGTGGCGGCCGCGGTCGAGCGCATCCGCGAGGAGGATCTCTCGAAGGTTGTGCTGGCGCGCGACCTCCGCGGCCACCTGCCGGTCGAGTCGGACCTCCGCCGAGCGCTGGTCGAACTCGCGCTCGGCTACCCGGACTGCTGGACGTTCGCGGTGGACGGCCTGGTCGGCTCGTCCCCCGAGACGCTGGTGCGCGTCCACCACGGAACGGTGACGGCACGGGTGCTGGCCGGCACGATCTCGCGCGGCTCCGACGCCACCCTCGACGCCGCCGCGGCCGCCGAGCTGGTGGCCAGCGCGAAGGATCAGGGCGAGCACCGCTTCGCCGTGACGAGCGTGATGGATGCGCTCCGCCCGCACAGTGCGGACCTCGCCGCGAGCGACGAGCCGTTCACGCTCAAGCTGCCCAACCTGTGGCACCTCGCGACGGACATCGCCGGGATGCTCAGCGACGGATCCAGTTCCCTCGACCTCGCCGCCGCGCTGCACCCGACGGCCGCGGTCGCCGGGACGCCCCGCCGCGAGGCGCTGGAGCTGATCCGCGAACTGGAGCCGTTCGACCGCGGACGTTACGCGGGCCCGGTGGGCTGGGTCGGCGGGGACGGCGACGGTGAGTGGGCGATCGCGCTCCGGTGCGCGCAGGTGACGCCGAGCGGTGACCTCACGGCGTATGCGGGTGCCGGCATCGTCGCGGACTCCGACCCCGAGCGGGAGCTCGCCGAGACGACGATGAAGTTCCGGCCGATCGTGGAGGCGTTCGGCTGA
- a CDS encoding response regulator transcription factor: protein MTISVLVVDDQAMVRAGFAAILAAQDGIDVLGQASDGAEGVELARRLRPDVVLMDVRMPGMNGIDATRELVHPSRGEPHRPLVLVLTTFDADEYVYDALAAGASGFLLKDAPLDDLVHAVRVVAAGEALLAPRVTKRLLERFATQRPATSSRALLLADLTEREREILVLIGRGMSNAEIAAQLFIAEQTVKTHVSRIFTKLGLRDRVQAVILAFDAGLVEPAP, encoded by the coding sequence GTGACGATCTCCGTGCTCGTGGTCGACGACCAGGCGATGGTCCGCGCCGGCTTCGCCGCCATCCTCGCCGCTCAGGACGGGATCGACGTGCTCGGCCAGGCGTCGGACGGCGCTGAGGGTGTCGAACTGGCGCGCCGGCTGCGACCGGATGTCGTGCTCATGGACGTCCGGATGCCCGGCATGAACGGCATCGACGCGACGCGCGAGCTCGTCCACCCGTCGCGCGGCGAGCCGCATCGACCGCTCGTGCTCGTGCTGACCACGTTCGACGCCGACGAGTACGTCTACGACGCGCTCGCCGCCGGGGCGAGCGGGTTCCTGCTCAAGGACGCGCCGCTGGACGACCTCGTCCACGCCGTCCGTGTCGTTGCAGCCGGCGAGGCGCTGCTCGCCCCGCGCGTCACCAAACGACTGCTGGAGCGGTTCGCGACCCAGCGGCCGGCAACCTCCAGCCGTGCGCTCCTGCTCGCCGACCTGACCGAGCGCGAGCGCGAGATCCTCGTGCTCATCGGGCGGGGGATGTCGAACGCCGAGATCGCGGCGCAGTTGTTCATCGCGGAGCAGACCGTGAAGACGCACGTGAGCCGCATCTTCACCAAGCTGGGCCTGCGCGACCGGGTGCAGGCCGTGATCCTGGCCTTCGACGCCGGGCTCGTCGAACCGGCGCCGTAA
- a CDS encoding polyprenyl synthetase family protein: MRRPSLTSQLGFTERIFLRGDDRELANAVDAGLAQVEESLHREMHFADNLADVTARYLLEAGGKRVRPMLTLLAAQLGDGTNADVIQAAEAVEITHLASLYHDDVMDDSQMRRGVPSAQFVWGNSVAVLTGDLLFARASKLVSALGERAIQLQADTFERLCLGQLHETIGPQEGEDPIEHYIGVLEDKTGSLIAVAAQMGVLFSNAPKEFEQPVVVFGEKIGVAFQLIDDVIDLSSEGVAETGKTPGNDLRAGVATLPVLRLRERASTDPEAAALLERLERDVIGSAEDGEVTPAAMEAIAALREHDVTRQTLEEAHRWAREAVEALEPLPDGPVKKALIRFADTIVERSS; the protein is encoded by the coding sequence GTGCGGCGCCCGTCGCTGACCAGCCAGCTCGGCTTCACCGAGCGGATCTTCCTCCGCGGTGACGACCGCGAGCTCGCGAACGCCGTCGACGCCGGTCTCGCGCAGGTCGAGGAGAGCCTCCACCGCGAGATGCACTTCGCGGACAACCTCGCCGACGTGACCGCCCGGTACCTCCTCGAGGCCGGCGGCAAGCGGGTCCGTCCCATGCTGACGCTGCTGGCCGCCCAGCTCGGCGACGGCACGAACGCCGACGTCATCCAGGCGGCCGAGGCCGTCGAGATCACCCACCTTGCCTCGCTGTACCACGACGACGTCATGGACGACTCCCAGATGCGCCGCGGGGTGCCGAGCGCGCAGTTCGTCTGGGGCAACTCCGTCGCCGTGCTGACCGGCGACCTGCTGTTCGCCCGCGCCAGCAAGCTGGTCTCCGCGCTCGGTGAGCGCGCCATCCAGCTGCAGGCCGACACGTTCGAGCGGCTGTGCCTCGGCCAGCTTCACGAGACCATCGGACCCCAGGAGGGCGAGGACCCGATCGAGCACTACATCGGGGTGCTCGAGGACAAGACCGGCTCCCTGATCGCGGTCGCCGCACAGATGGGCGTGCTGTTCTCGAACGCTCCGAAGGAGTTCGAGCAGCCCGTCGTGGTGTTCGGCGAGAAGATCGGTGTGGCCTTCCAGCTCATCGACGACGTCATCGACCTGTCGTCGGAGGGGGTGGCCGAGACCGGCAAAACCCCTGGCAACGATCTGCGCGCCGGCGTCGCGACCCTCCCCGTCCTGCGCCTCCGCGAGCGCGCCTCCACCGACCCCGAGGCCGCGGCCCTGCTCGAGCGTCTCGAGCGCGACGTCATCGGCTCGGCCGAGGACGGCGAGGTCACTCCCGCCGCCATGGAGGCGATCGCCGCGCTCCGTGAGCACGATGTGACCCGCCAGACGCTGGAGGAGGCGCACCGCTGGGCGCGCGAGGCGGTCGAGGCCCTCGAGCCCCTTCCGGACGGCCCGGTGAAGAAGGCTCTGATCCGGTTCGCGGACACGATCGTCGAACGCTCCAGCTGA
- a CDS encoding VTT domain-containing protein yields the protein MDAINDFIAAAAASPWVYLVVFAVVLVDAFFPPVPSESVVIGASAAAVAVGIPNLPLVLACAAAGAVVGDNLTFALGRTLGLDRFRVLRRPRMAAAVERARRGVHARAGVLILSARYVPVGRVAVNLVAGASGLAWRRFVGLSVIAGVSWALYSVTVGVVAAQWLHGNAFLAMVVGIAIGVGTGVVVDALLRRAARRRGLREGDESSSVVSSEPEHAGARTAALEGERR from the coding sequence ATGGACGCCATCAACGACTTCATCGCGGCAGCGGCCGCCTCTCCGTGGGTCTATCTCGTCGTGTTCGCGGTCGTGCTGGTGGACGCCTTCTTCCCGCCCGTTCCGAGCGAGTCGGTCGTGATCGGCGCCTCTGCTGCGGCGGTCGCCGTCGGCATCCCGAACCTGCCCCTGGTGCTTGCATGCGCCGCGGCGGGGGCGGTCGTCGGCGACAACCTCACCTTCGCGCTCGGGAGGACGCTGGGGCTCGACCGGTTCCGGGTGCTGCGGAGGCCTCGGATGGCCGCCGCCGTGGAGCGCGCACGGCGCGGCGTCCATGCCCGCGCCGGCGTGCTCATCCTGTCGGCGCGGTACGTCCCGGTCGGCCGGGTGGCCGTGAATCTGGTGGCCGGCGCCTCCGGACTGGCCTGGCGTCGGTTCGTCGGGCTGTCGGTGATCGCGGGCGTCTCGTGGGCGCTCTACTCGGTTACAGTGGGGGTGGTCGCGGCCCAGTGGCTGCACGGCAACGCGTTCCTCGCGATGGTCGTCGGCATCGCGATCGGAGTCGGCACGGGGGTCGTGGTGGATGCGCTCCTGCGCCGCGCCGCTCGCCGGCGGGGATTGCGGGAGGGCGACGAGTCGTCGTCCGTCGTCTCATCCGAGCCCGAGCACGCCGGAGCGCGAACCGCCGCGCTGGAGGGAGAACGCCGATGA